A stretch of the Lolium perenne isolate Kyuss_39 chromosome 3, Kyuss_2.0, whole genome shotgun sequence genome encodes the following:
- the LOC127344860 gene encoding uncharacterized protein isoform X3: protein MVLDLPIAHAAATASPLSQTPAAAAPPSVADTSRGPLSSIAAASHHGQPISSIADTSRHRRPLPPSQPPDAAAAPPSVTADSQGTTSCENLYDRRRLV from the exons ATGGTGCTTGATCTCCCAATTGCACACGCAGCAGCCACTGCCTCTCCTCTCTCGCagacgcccgccgccgccgcccctccctcCGTCGCAGACACGAGCCgcggccccctctcctccatcgcAGCCGCCAGCCACCACGGCCAGCCCATCTCCTCCATCGCCGACAcgagccgccaccgccgccccctcCCTCCGTCGCAGCCgccagacgccgccgctgcccctCCCTCCGTCACAGCCGACAGCCAAGG GACAACAAGCTGCGAGAACCTCTATGACAG GAGGCGCTTGGTTTGA
- the LOC127344860 gene encoding uncharacterized protein isoform X1: MVLDLPIAHAAATASPLSQTPAAAAPPSVADTSRGPLSSIAAASHHGQPISSIADTSRHRRPLPPSQPPDAAAAPPSVTADSQGTTSCENLYDSCSVKSAVQRVLGALALLILPPKDVPFSLAPLAVVGMGGRDQALAGTDDSI, from the exons ATGGTGCTTGATCTCCCAATTGCACACGCAGCAGCCACTGCCTCTCCTCTCTCGCagacgcccgccgccgccgcccctccctcCGTCGCAGACACGAGCCgcggccccctctcctccatcgcAGCCGCCAGCCACCACGGCCAGCCCATCTCCTCCATCGCCGACAcgagccgccaccgccgccccctcCCTCCGTCGCAGCCgccagacgccgccgctgcccctCCCTCCGTCACAGCCGACAGCCAAGG GACAACAAGCTGCGAGAACCTCTATGACAG TTGCAGTGTAAAGTCTGCCGTCCAAAGGGTTTTGGGGGCCTTGGCATTGCTGATCTTGCCACCCAAGGACGTACCCTTTTCTTTGGCTCCGCTGGCTGTGGTTGGCATGGGTGGACGAGACCAAGCCTTGGCAGGGACTGATGACTCCATCTGA
- the LOC127344860 gene encoding uncharacterized protein isoform X2, producing the protein MVLDLPIAHAAATASPLSQTPAAAAPPSVADTSRGPLSSIAAASHHGQPISSIADTSRHRRPLPPSQPPDAAAAPPSVTADSQGTTSCENLYDRCISSVILAIMSQIFNTQSFWIVVQEALGLNRKNQDCHRLECAEQPFAV; encoded by the exons ATGGTGCTTGATCTCCCAATTGCACACGCAGCAGCCACTGCCTCTCCTCTCTCGCagacgcccgccgccgccgcccctccctcCGTCGCAGACACGAGCCgcggccccctctcctccatcgcAGCCGCCAGCCACCACGGCCAGCCCATCTCCTCCATCGCCGACAcgagccgccaccgccgccccctcCCTCCGTCGCAGCCgccagacgccgccgctgcccctCCCTCCGTCACAGCCGACAGCCAAGG GACAACAAGCTGCGAGAACCTCTATGACAGGTGCATTTCAAGTGTGATCCTCGCTATTATGTCTCAGATTTTTAATACTCAAAGTTTTTG GATTGTTGTGCAGGAGGCGCTTGGTTTGAATCGAAAGAATCAAGATTGTCACCGATTAGAGTGTGCTGAACAACCAT TTGCAGTGTAA